Proteins encoded in a region of the Neoarius graeffei isolate fNeoGra1 chromosome 3, fNeoGra1.pri, whole genome shotgun sequence genome:
- the ubxn2a gene encoding UBX domain-containing protein 2A isoform X1: MREDVMKDTDLREGVEDGPWCDGAQNDHDDEEETPIRSSFSVEDLLDEVEKISSVPTCGKKVEIVVRLWKDGFTVNDEDLRSYSSEENQEFLEALKRGELPLELEGRADEEELEVSVEDMKDEMYVPKKKTFLPFSGRGYRLGSVAPRVVVRSRSIHEDCSGPPVPPVELDEALPITCLQIWLADGRRLVQRFNLSHRISDVQGFVEKAQTTSSPFILTTSLPFRELTQGNLSLEEADLTNAVIVQRPLSTQAPFGHA; encoded by the exons ATGAGAGAAGACGTTATGAAAGACACTGATTTACGAGAAGGCGTCGAAGATGGCCCATG GTGTGATGGTGCTCAAAATGATCACGATGATGAAGAGGAGACCCCCATAAGGTCGAGTTTCTCTGTGGAGGACCTTCTAGATGAGGTGGAGAAGATCAGCAGTGTTCCTACATGTGGCAAGAAG GTGGAGATTGTGGTTAGACTGTGGAAAGATGGCTTTACTGTGAACGATGAGGATTTGCGCAGCTACTCCTCAGAGGAGAATCAGGAGTTCCTCGAAGCGCTTAAACGAGG GGAGTTACCTTTGGAATTGGAGGGAAGAGCAGATGAGGAGGAGCTGGAGGTCAGTGTGGAGGACATGAAGGATGAAATGTATGTCCCAAAGAAGAAGACCTTCCTGCCTTTTAGTGGCAGAGGCTACAGACTGGGCAG CGTGGCACCAAGAGTTGTGGTCAGATCTCGGTCAATCCACGAAGACTGCTCTGGTCCCCCGGTCCCTCCAGTGGAGCTGGATGAAGCATTGCCCATCACTTGTCTACAGATCTGGCTAGCAGATGGCCGACGGCTGGTGCAGAGGTTTAACCTTTCTCATCG AATCAGCGATGTCCAAGGCTTTGTAGAGAAAGCCCAGACAACAAGCTCACCGTTCATCTTGACCACATCCCTGCCTTTTCGGGAGCTCACGCAGGGGAATCTGAGCCTGGAGGAGGCTGACCTGACAAATGCTGTTATTGTCCAGCGGCCTCTCAGCACACAAGCACCTTTTGGTCACGCCTGA
- the ubxn2a gene encoding UBX domain-containing protein 2A isoform X2: MAHALRCDGAQNDHDDEEETPIRSSFSVEDLLDEVEKISSVPTCGKKVEIVVRLWKDGFTVNDEDLRSYSSEENQEFLEALKRGELPLELEGRADEEELEVSVEDMKDEMYVPKKKTFLPFSGRGYRLGSVAPRVVVRSRSIHEDCSGPPVPPVELDEALPITCLQIWLADGRRLVQRFNLSHRISDVQGFVEKAQTTSSPFILTTSLPFRELTQGNLSLEEADLTNAVIVQRPLSTQAPFGHA; encoded by the exons ATGGCCCATG CTCTCAGGTGTGATGGTGCTCAAAATGATCACGATGATGAAGAGGAGACCCCCATAAGGTCGAGTTTCTCTGTGGAGGACCTTCTAGATGAGGTGGAGAAGATCAGCAGTGTTCCTACATGTGGCAAGAAG GTGGAGATTGTGGTTAGACTGTGGAAAGATGGCTTTACTGTGAACGATGAGGATTTGCGCAGCTACTCCTCAGAGGAGAATCAGGAGTTCCTCGAAGCGCTTAAACGAGG GGAGTTACCTTTGGAATTGGAGGGAAGAGCAGATGAGGAGGAGCTGGAGGTCAGTGTGGAGGACATGAAGGATGAAATGTATGTCCCAAAGAAGAAGACCTTCCTGCCTTTTAGTGGCAGAGGCTACAGACTGGGCAG CGTGGCACCAAGAGTTGTGGTCAGATCTCGGTCAATCCACGAAGACTGCTCTGGTCCCCCGGTCCCTCCAGTGGAGCTGGATGAAGCATTGCCCATCACTTGTCTACAGATCTGGCTAGCAGATGGCCGACGGCTGGTGCAGAGGTTTAACCTTTCTCATCG AATCAGCGATGTCCAAGGCTTTGTAGAGAAAGCCCAGACAACAAGCTCACCGTTCATCTTGACCACATCCCTGCCTTTTCGGGAGCTCACGCAGGGGAATCTGAGCCTGGAGGAGGCTGACCTGACAAATGCTGTTATTGTCCAGCGGCCTCTCAGCACACAAGCACCTTTTGGTCACGCCTGA